In the genome of Paracholeplasma morum, the window GCCAAAAGTATAATCAATGTCTTTAAAATCTTTGCCGTATGCGTTGACGTTTTGTCCCAAAAGCGTAATTTCTTGATACCCCTCTTGAACAAGTTCTTTAACCTCTGCAATAATCTCATCTTTGTTTCTAGATCTTTCTTTTCCCCTTGTATAAGGAACAATACAGTATGTACAAAATTCGTCACACCCATACATGATATTTACCCAAGCTTTAAACTTATGTTCTCGTACTTTTGGTAAGTTTTCTACGATGCTTCCTTCTTCAGAAAATACTTCAATCACACGTTCTTTGCTGAAGTGAGCTTGCATAATGTAGTTTGGAAGCATGTGAATGTTATGTGTCCCAAATACTAAGTCTACTTGATCATATTTTTCCAATATACGATTTACCACTTTCTCTTCTTGAGCCATACAACCGCATAAACCTAATAAAAGGTCTGGATTCTTTCTTTTTAGTGGTTTTAACCTTCCGAGTTCTCCCCAGATTCTGTTTTCAGCATTTTCTCTTATCGCGCACGTATTTATTAATATAACATCTGCTTCTTTTTCATTATCCGTGCTTATATAACCCATACTGTTAAGGATACCTGCCATAGTTTCACTATCGGCTTCATTTCCTTGGCAACCGTATGTTTGGATTTTATAGGTTTTCCCAATACCAATCTTTTGATATTTAGGATCTAATTCATAAGAAACGTATTCAGTATCTTCTTTTGTTCTCTTTCTTGCCTTGGATAAATCAGGCTTGAAATATTTATCAATGTCTACCATTATATCACCACTTAAAAGTATACA includes:
- the miaB gene encoding tRNA (N6-isopentenyl adenosine(37)-C2)-methylthiotransferase MiaB, which codes for MVDIDKYFKPDLSKARKRTKEDTEYVSYELDPKYQKIGIGKTYKIQTYGCQGNEADSETMAGILNSMGYISTDNEKEADVILINTCAIRENAENRIWGELGRLKPLKRKNPDLLLGLCGCMAQEEKVVNRILEKYDQVDLVFGTHNIHMLPNYIMQAHFSKERVIEVFSEEGSIVENLPKVREHKFKAWVNIMYGCDEFCTYCIVPYTRGKERSRNKDEIIAEVKELVQEGYQEITLLGQNVNAYGKDFKDIDYTFGNLLMDLDKLGIPRIRFTTSHPRDIDMRTIEAFKICKSVMPHLHLPVQSGSNSVLKKMNRHYTKERYLEVIKALKEARPDISLTTDLIVAFPSETEEDFLQTLELVKQVGFEGAYTFIFSKRAGTPAASFEDVIPETEKKERLRRLNKVVNDGYLESSTKYVGKIIKVLVDGVSKHDENILAGYSEHNKLVNFKGDKSLIGKIVDVKVTIARTWFLIGEALE